The following proteins come from a genomic window of Limnohabitans sp. 103DPR2:
- the rpoC gene encoding DNA-directed RNA polymerase subunit beta', giving the protein MKSLLDLFKQFTPDEHFDAIRIGLASPEKIRSWSFGEVKKPETINYRTFKPERDGLFCAKIFGPIKDYECLCGKYKRLKHRGVICEKCGVEVTQTKVRRERMGHIDLAAPCAHIWFLKSLPSRLGLVLDMTLRDIERVLYFEAYVVTDPGMTPLKKYSIMSEDDYDAKVQEYGDEFQAKMGAEGIKDLLNSIEIEAEIERLRGDLTGSEVKVKKNAKRLKVLEAFKKSGIKPEWMVLEVLPVLPPDLRPLVPLDGGRFATSDLNDLYRRVINRNSRLRRLLELKAPEIIARNEKRMLQEAVDSLLDNGRRGKAMTGANKRALKSLADMIKGKSGRFRQNLLGKRVDYSGRSVITVGPTLKLHQCGLPKLMAIELFKPFIFARLEAMGIATTIKAAKKEVEAGTPVVWDILEEVIKEHPVMLNRAPTLHRLGIQAFEPLLIEGKAIQLHPLVCAAFNADFDGDQMAVHVPLSVEAQMEARTLMLASNNVLFPANGEPSIVPSQDVVLGLYYTTRERINAKGEGMIFADIAEVQSALDAKVVELTTKISVRITDWIQNKETKEFTPSTNMVYTTVGRALLSEILPKGLAFENINKALKKKEISKLINTSFRKCGLKDTVVFADKLLQNGFRLATRSGISIGIDDMLVPPEKGAIIGEAEKEVKDIEQQYVSGLVTSGERYNKVVDIWGKAGDAVSKVMMDQLRKEKTTDRHGKEVEQESFNSIYMMADSGARGSAAQIRQLAGMRGLMAKPDGSIIETPITANFREGLNVLQYFISTHGARKGLADTALKTANSGYLTRRLVDVTQDLVVTELDCGTTDGSQMRAIVEGGEVIESLRDRVLGRTLADDVLHPESRAVVATAGTLLDEDMIEIFEAEGVDEVKVRTALTCATRFGLCAKCYGRDLGRGGLINNGEAVGVIAAQSIGEPGTQLTMRTFHIGGAASRASIASSVEAKSNGLIGFNAAMRYVTNTKGELVVISRSGEIIIHDEHGRERERHKVPYGAILTVKIDQAIKAGAILANWDPLTRPIITEFAGQIKFENVEEGMTVAKQVDEVTGLSTLVVIDPKRRGSTKVVRPQVKLIDASGKEVKIPGTDHSVTIGFQIGSLIQVRDGQDVGPGEVLARIPVEGQKTRDITGGLPRVAELFEARSPKDKGMLAEMTGTVSFGKETKGKVRLQITDPDGKVWDELIPKEKNIMVHEGQVVNKGESIVDGPADPQDILRLLGMEELARYIVDEVQDVYRLQGVKINDKHIEVIVRQMLRRVVVENVGDSTYIAGEQVERSEILNTNDALRAEGKIPATFSNLLLGITKASLSTDSFISAASFQETTRVLTEAAIMGKRDELRGLKENVIVGRLIPAGTGLAYHKARAAKDAMDEAERRAITEAEAVELAEAQQLTEDAANAADSNS; this is encoded by the coding sequence TACTTTGAAGCCTATGTGGTGACCGATCCCGGCATGACACCTTTGAAGAAGTACAGCATCATGTCCGAAGACGACTACGATGCCAAAGTGCAAGAGTACGGCGATGAATTCCAAGCCAAGATGGGCGCGGAAGGCATCAAGGACTTGCTCAACAGCATCGAAATCGAAGCCGAAATTGAACGCCTGCGCGGTGACCTCACTGGCTCTGAAGTCAAGGTCAAGAAAAACGCCAAGCGTTTGAAAGTGCTCGAAGCCTTCAAGAAATCAGGCATCAAGCCTGAGTGGATGGTGCTCGAAGTCTTGCCCGTGTTGCCACCGGACCTGCGTCCTTTGGTGCCACTGGATGGTGGCCGTTTTGCCACTTCCGACCTCAACGATCTGTACCGCCGCGTCATTAACCGCAACAGCCGTCTGCGCCGCTTGCTCGAGTTGAAAGCACCCGAGATCATTGCACGCAACGAAAAGCGCATGTTGCAAGAAGCGGTTGACTCATTGCTCGACAACGGTCGCCGCGGTAAAGCCATGACTGGCGCTAACAAGCGTGCCCTCAAATCTTTGGCCGACATGATCAAAGGTAAGAGCGGTCGTTTCCGTCAAAACTTGTTGGGTAAGCGCGTCGACTACTCTGGTCGTTCTGTGATTACCGTGGGCCCAACGCTCAAGCTGCACCAGTGCGGTTTGCCCAAGTTGATGGCCATCGAGTTGTTCAAGCCTTTCATCTTTGCGCGTCTCGAAGCCATGGGCATCGCGACCACCATCAAGGCTGCAAAGAAAGAAGTGGAAGCCGGTACACCCGTGGTGTGGGACATCTTGGAAGAGGTGATCAAAGAGCACCCCGTGATGTTGAACCGTGCGCCTACATTGCACCGTTTGGGCATTCAAGCATTTGAGCCCTTGCTGATTGAAGGCAAAGCCATTCAGTTGCACCCACTCGTTTGCGCGGCCTTCAACGCCGACTTCGACGGTGACCAAATGGCCGTTCACGTGCCTTTGTCTGTGGAAGCACAAATGGAAGCACGCACACTGATGCTCGCTTCTAACAACGTGCTGTTCCCAGCCAATGGTGAACCTTCCATCGTGCCGTCACAAGACGTGGTGCTGGGCTTGTACTACACAACCCGCGAACGCATCAACGCCAAAGGCGAAGGCATGATCTTTGCCGACATCGCAGAAGTTCAATCTGCTTTGGACGCCAAAGTGGTTGAATTGACAACCAAGATCAGCGTGCGCATTACCGATTGGATTCAAAACAAAGAAACCAAAGAGTTCACGCCTTCGACCAACATGGTGTACACCACCGTGGGCCGTGCCTTGTTGTCCGAAATCTTGCCCAAGGGCTTGGCTTTCGAGAACATCAACAAAGCACTCAAGAAGAAAGAAATTTCCAAGCTCATCAACACGTCTTTCCGCAAGTGCGGTTTGAAAGACACCGTGGTGTTTGCCGACAAGTTGCTGCAAAATGGTTTCCGTTTGGCCACACGTTCAGGCATCTCTATCGGCATCGACGACATGTTGGTGCCGCCAGAGAAGGGCGCCATCATTGGTGAAGCCGAGAAAGAAGTCAAAGACATCGAACAGCAATATGTATCGGGTCTGGTGACTTCTGGCGAGCGTTACAACAAGGTCGTTGACATCTGGGGCAAAGCGGGTGACGCTGTGTCCAAGGTGATGATGGACCAACTCCGCAAAGAGAAAACCACTGACCGTCACGGTAAAGAAGTTGAGCAAGAATCGTTCAACTCCATTTACATGATGGCCGACTCTGGCGCCCGCGGTTCTGCGGCTCAGATTCGTCAGCTGGCCGGTATGCGCGGTTTGATGGCCAAGCCTGACGGCTCGATCATTGAGACGCCTATTACGGCCAACTTCCGTGAAGGCCTCAACGTGTTGCAGTACTTCATCTCAACACACGGTGCACGTAAAGGCTTGGCCGATACTGCGTTGAAGACAGCCAACTCCGGTTACTTGACACGTCGCTTGGTTGACGTGACACAAGACTTGGTTGTGACTGAACTCGATTGCGGCACCACCGACGGCTCACAAATGCGCGCCATCGTTGAAGGCGGTGAAGTGATTGAATCCTTGCGCGATCGCGTTTTGGGTCGCACTTTGGCCGACGACGTGTTGCACCCTGAGTCTCGCGCTGTGGTCGCCACTGCCGGCACCTTGCTCGACGAAGACATGATCGAGATCTTCGAAGCGGAAGGTGTGGACGAAGTGAAAGTTCGCACAGCCTTGACCTGCGCCACACGCTTTGGCTTGTGCGCCAAGTGCTACGGCCGCGACTTGGGCCGCGGTGGTTTGATCAACAACGGCGAAGCTGTGGGTGTGATTGCTGCGCAGTCCATCGGCGAGCCAGGTACACAGTTGACCATGCGTACCTTCCACATTGGTGGTGCGGCCTCGCGTGCCTCCATTGCATCGAGCGTCGAAGCCAAATCAAATGGTTTGATTGGTTTCAATGCCGCCATGCGTTATGTCACCAACACCAAAGGTGAGTTGGTTGTCATTTCTCGTTCTGGCGAAATCATCATTCACGACGAACATGGCCGTGAGCGTGAGCGTCACAAAGTGCCTTACGGCGCCATCCTCACTGTCAAGATTGACCAAGCCATCAAGGCCGGCGCTATTCTTGCCAACTGGGATCCGTTGACACGACCCATCATCACTGAGTTTGCAGGTCAGATCAAATTCGAGAATGTCGAAGAAGGTATGACGGTTGCCAAGCAGGTCGATGAAGTGACCGGTTTGTCCACCTTGGTGGTGATCGATCCTAAGCGTCGTGGTTCGACCAAAGTGGTTCGTCCTCAAGTGAAATTGATCGACGCCTCTGGCAAAGAAGTGAAGATTCCGGGTACCGATCACTCTGTGACCATCGGTTTCCAAATCGGCTCTTTGATCCAAGTGCGCGACGGTCAAGATGTGGGCCCAGGCGAAGTCTTGGCACGTATCCCTGTGGAAGGTCAGAAGACCCGAGACATTACCGGCGGTTTGCCACGTGTGGCCGAACTGTTCGAAGCGCGCAGCCCCAAAGACAAGGGCATGTTGGCCGAGATGACCGGTACCGTGTCGTTTGGTAAAGAGACCAAAGGCAAGGTTCGTTTGCAGATCACCGATCCAGACGGCAAAGTGTGGGACGAACTCATTCCCAAAGAGAAAAACATCATGGTCCACGAAGGCCAAGTTGTTAACAAAGGCGAGAGCATTGTGGACGGCCCCGCCGATCCACAAGACATCTTGCGCTTGCTCGGCATGGAAGAGTTGGCGCGCTACATCGTTGACGAAGTGCAAGACGTTTACCGCTTGCAAGGCGTGAAGATCAATGACAAGCACATTGAAGTGATCGTGCGTCAGATGCTGCGCCGTGTGGTGGTTGAGAATGTCGGTGACTCCACTTACATTGCTGGCGAACAAGTGGAGCGTTCAGAGATTTTGAACACCAACGACGCATTGCGCGCCGAAGGCAAAATCCCTGCAACCTTCAGCAACTTGTTGCTTGGTATCACCAAGGCTTCTTTGTCGACCGACTCCTTCATTTCTGCGGCTTCCTTCCAGGAAACCACCCGCGTGCTCACCGAAGCTGCCATCATGGGCAAGCGCGACGAATTGCGTGGTTTGAAAGAGAACGTCATTGTGGGTCGTTTGATCCCTGCCGGTACAGGCTTGGCTTATCACAAAGCCCGTGCCGCCAAAGACGCGATGGACGAGGCAGAACGCCGCGCCATCACAGAAGCCGAAGCCGTTGAATTGGCCGAAGCGCAACAGTTGACCGAAGACGCAGCCAACGCTGCCGATTCCAACTCCTGA
- the rsmB gene encoding 16S rRNA (cytosine(967)-C(5))-methyltransferase RsmB: MDTSQAASNLQAPLWQLLQATASVAQAVHHGRSMTAAIEQVPKDLRPGVQALSFQAMRWWGRAVAIRKQLARKAPPATADALLCTALALSWRDDLAPYAVHTLVNQAVEAARRHKDMRAQAPFVNACLRRFLRERDALLAATEDDVTAQWNHPAWWVKRLQHDHPDRWATILEAAQVAAPMTLRVNSQHHTVAHYLEALQAQGIEGKVITAEGQPSGVQLDKAVPVHVLPGFSQGHVSVQDAAAQWAAPLLLKGLKAAGPQLRLLDACAAPGGKTGHLLECEPSANVLALDVDPQRCERIQQNVDRLQVHAQIVAADAADPSKWWDGQSFDGILLDAPCTASGIGRRHPDVRWLRRESDVAQLAAIQAKLLKALWPLVRPGGRLLYCTCSVFKAEGETQIQTFVQHNTDALILPSPGHLTPSNVTSDASLRDNGMGEHDGFYYALLEKRSM; the protein is encoded by the coding sequence ATGGACACCTCGCAAGCCGCATCGAATTTGCAAGCGCCCTTGTGGCAATTGCTTCAAGCAACGGCTTCCGTTGCGCAGGCGGTTCACCATGGCCGCTCCATGACCGCGGCCATCGAGCAAGTGCCCAAAGACCTGCGACCCGGTGTACAAGCTTTGTCGTTTCAGGCCATGCGCTGGTGGGGCCGCGCAGTAGCGATTCGCAAACAATTGGCGCGCAAAGCGCCGCCCGCAACCGCCGATGCTTTGCTGTGCACGGCATTGGCTTTGTCTTGGCGCGACGACTTGGCGCCCTACGCTGTGCACACCTTGGTGAATCAAGCTGTGGAGGCTGCGCGGCGCCACAAAGACATGCGTGCACAGGCGCCGTTTGTGAATGCTTGCTTACGCCGGTTCTTGCGTGAGCGCGATGCTTTGCTTGCAGCCACTGAAGACGATGTCACTGCGCAATGGAATCATCCGGCTTGGTGGGTGAAGCGCTTGCAACACGATCATCCCGATCGTTGGGCCACCATTTTGGAAGCTGCGCAAGTGGCAGCGCCCATGACCTTGCGTGTGAATTCTCAGCATCACACAGTGGCCCACTATTTGGAGGCATTGCAGGCACAAGGCATTGAGGGCAAGGTCATCACCGCTGAAGGACAGCCCTCGGGTGTTCAATTGGACAAGGCGGTGCCTGTTCATGTGCTGCCTGGTTTTTCTCAAGGCCATGTGTCGGTGCAAGATGCCGCAGCGCAATGGGCGGCGCCTTTGTTGCTGAAAGGTTTGAAAGCAGCTGGCCCTCAACTGCGTTTGCTAGACGCTTGTGCAGCGCCGGGCGGCAAGACCGGCCACCTGCTCGAGTGCGAACCAAGCGCCAATGTGCTCGCCTTGGACGTAGACCCACAGCGCTGCGAGCGCATTCAACAAAATGTCGACCGCTTGCAAGTGCACGCCCAAATTGTGGCCGCCGATGCCGCCGATCCTTCCAAGTGGTGGGACGGTCAAAGCTTTGATGGCATTTTGCTCGACGCGCCTTGCACGGCCTCGGGCATTGGCCGTCGCCATCCCGATGTGCGTTGGTTGCGCCGTGAGAGCGATGTGGCGCAATTGGCCGCCATCCAGGCCAAGTTGCTCAAAGCCCTTTGGCCCCTGGTCAGGCCTGGGGGCCGCTTGTTGTATTGCACCTGCTCTGTTTTCAAGGCCGAAGGCGAAACGCAAATCCAAACGTTTGTTCAACACAACACTGATGCCCTGATCTTGCCCTCTCCTGGGCATTTAACACCCTCAAATGTCACTTCTGATGCCAGTCTCCGCGACAATGGCATGGGTGAACATGACGGTTTTTATTACGCACTGTTGGAAAAGCGTTCAATGTGA
- a CDS encoding DUF4390 domain-containing protein has protein sequence MTVFITHCWKSVQCELNGRGRTGFWLRALCVLTWLMAMACMPATAQTSANSAVEITELRLERADGALLLQSSLRIDLSNTVEDALQKGMPIYFVTEAELTRDRWYWYDKKVGAVSRHYRLAYQPLTRLWRLNVSRDPIGAVGLTSSLSQTFETLPEALAAIRRTVNWKLADLADFDADNKYTLIFKFRLDVSQLPRPFQMTAGSQAEWNLNTQKTLRITADLGR, from the coding sequence ATGACGGTTTTTATTACGCACTGTTGGAAAAGCGTTCAATGTGAGTTGAATGGCAGGGGGCGCACAGGCTTTTGGCTTCGTGCGCTGTGCGTCCTGACATGGCTGATGGCCATGGCTTGCATGCCCGCCACAGCGCAAACCTCGGCCAATTCAGCCGTGGAAATCACCGAGCTCAGACTGGAGCGCGCCGACGGCGCCTTGTTATTGCAAAGCAGTTTACGCATCGACCTCAGCAACACGGTTGAAGATGCGCTGCAAAAAGGCATGCCCATTTATTTCGTGACCGAGGCCGAGCTGACGCGCGACCGTTGGTACTGGTATGACAAAAAAGTGGGCGCCGTCAGTCGCCACTACCGTTTGGCCTACCAACCCCTTACACGTTTATGGCGTTTGAATGTCTCGCGCGATCCCATTGGTGCAGTGGGTTTGACCAGCAGTTTGTCGCAAACCTTCGAAACTCTGCCCGAGGCCCTGGCGGCCATTCGGCGCACCGTGAATTGGAAATTGGCCGATTTGGCCGACTTTGATGCCGACAACAAATACACCCTCATTTTTAAATTCCGTTTGGATGTGTCTCAATTGCCAAGACCCTTCCAGATGACGGCAGGTAGCCAAGCCGAATGGAACTTGAACACGCAAAAGACACTGCGCATCACCGCTGACCTCGGTCGCTGA
- a CDS encoding sensor histidine kinase: MSRNPQDLIATGAQPSKTVRWLVGLGVVVLLAIGLGLLVLLTQATSNRALYDQNYERLYLVNTVVAGLLLLGLLWGLTRLVIRVRQGQFGSRLLVKLAAIFALVGVVPGVLIYVVSYQFVSRSIESWFDVKVEGALVAGLNLGRATLDTLTGDLAKQSRVAAQQLVDVQEASAALMLDRVRAQMDANDAVLWSSDGRLIATAGQSRFSIRPERPTAAQFKQVRNKLSVEIVEGLDETAGAPTGRIKVLTLVPQNSLSLREDPWVLQISQELPATLVANALDVQLANREYQERAMARDGLRRMYIGTLTLSLIMAVLASVLLAMLLGNQLARPLLLLAHGMRQVAKGDLSPKYTLQGKDELGGLTRSFAEMTQQLSDARSAVERSLMQLDAARGNLQTILDNLTAGVIVLNARGIIQSSNPGATRVLKVPLAAHEKTALLSLPNLQSFAIGVQEQFELLSADKDRHELDHWQKSFEIHASGQGLEATSVTLVARGAILPDGMRLLVFDDISEIVSAQRSQAWGEVARRLAHEIKNPLTPIQLSAERLERKLDGKLEEADQTVLSKSVKTIVEQVAAMKRLVNEFRDYARLPSADLKPLDLNNLIMDVMGLYAQEPSETATRAQIFTDLDPTLPLIEGDAQQLRQVVHNLLQNAQDASEPQSHVMLVTRWSPARKRVKLTVLDEGPGFSPNILQRAFEPYVTTKAKGTGLGLAVVKKIADEHGARLDIANRVEEGVVKGAQVSLSFSVEKLAQT, from the coding sequence ATGAGTCGGAACCCACAAGATTTGATTGCCACTGGCGCCCAACCGTCTAAAACGGTGCGCTGGTTGGTTGGCTTGGGCGTGGTGGTTTTGCTTGCCATTGGCCTAGGCTTGCTGGTCTTGCTGACCCAAGCGACCAGCAACCGCGCCCTGTACGATCAAAATTACGAGCGCCTGTACTTGGTCAATACCGTGGTGGCAGGCTTGCTGTTGTTGGGCCTGCTGTGGGGCTTAACCCGCTTGGTGATTCGGGTGCGTCAAGGGCAATTTGGCTCGCGTTTGCTGGTCAAGTTGGCCGCCATTTTTGCGCTGGTCGGTGTGGTGCCCGGGGTCCTGATTTATGTGGTCTCTTATCAGTTCGTGTCGCGCTCCATTGAAAGCTGGTTTGACGTCAAGGTCGAAGGCGCCTTGGTGGCGGGCTTGAACTTGGGACGCGCCACCTTGGACACCCTCACCGGTGATCTGGCCAAACAGTCACGTGTGGCCGCGCAGCAATTGGTCGATGTTCAAGAGGCCAGCGCCGCCTTGATGCTAGATCGCGTGCGTGCGCAAATGGACGCCAACGATGCAGTGTTGTGGTCTTCCGATGGGCGCCTCATTGCCACGGCTGGCCAGTCTCGATTTTCTATTCGTCCCGAACGACCCACAGCCGCCCAGTTCAAACAAGTGCGCAACAAACTGAGTGTGGAAATTGTGGAGGGCTTGGACGAAACAGCAGGCGCGCCGACAGGCCGCATTAAAGTGCTGACCTTGGTGCCCCAAAACAGCCTCAGCCTGCGCGAAGACCCATGGGTCTTGCAGATTTCGCAAGAACTGCCCGCCACCTTGGTGGCCAATGCCTTGGACGTGCAGTTGGCCAACCGTGAATACCAAGAGCGTGCCATGGCCAGAGACGGCTTGCGCCGCATGTACATCGGCACACTCACCTTGAGCCTCATCATGGCGGTGCTGGCCTCCGTGCTGTTGGCCATGCTGTTGGGCAATCAATTGGCCCGTCCTTTGTTGTTGCTGGCGCACGGTATGCGGCAGGTGGCCAAGGGCGACTTGTCACCCAAATACACCTTGCAGGGCAAAGACGAGCTGGGTGGTTTGACGCGATCGTTTGCCGAGATGACCCAGCAGTTGTCCGACGCGCGCAGTGCGGTGGAACGAAGCCTGATGCAGCTGGATGCTGCGCGTGGCAACTTGCAAACCATTTTGGACAACCTGACGGCGGGCGTCATTGTGCTCAATGCGCGCGGCATCATCCAGTCGTCCAACCCTGGTGCCACACGCGTTTTGAAAGTGCCTTTGGCCGCCCACGAAAAAACGGCCTTGCTCAGCTTGCCCAATTTGCAAAGCTTTGCCATTGGCGTGCAAGAACAGTTTGAACTGTTGAGCGCGGACAAAGACCGCCACGAGCTTGACCACTGGCAAAAGTCATTCGAAATTCATGCTTCGGGTCAAGGCCTCGAGGCCACTTCGGTCACTTTGGTGGCGCGTGGTGCCATCTTGCCGGACGGCATGCGCTTACTGGTGTTTGATGACATTTCTGAAATTGTCTCGGCGCAGCGCTCGCAAGCTTGGGGCGAAGTGGCGCGCAGGTTGGCGCATGAAATCAAGAACCCGCTCACCCCCATTCAGTTGTCGGCTGAAAGGCTAGAGCGCAAATTGGATGGCAAGCTGGAAGAGGCCGACCAAACGGTGCTGTCCAAATCGGTCAAAACCATTGTGGAACAAGTGGCGGCCATGAAGCGCCTGGTCAATGAATTCCGAGATTACGCCCGCTTGCCCTCGGCCGATCTCAAGCCACTGGATTTGAACAACCTCATCATGGACGTGATGGGGCTCTATGCCCAAGAGCCTTCAGAGACCGCCACGCGTGCCCAAATATTCACCGACTTGGACCCCACTTTGCCGCTGATTGAGGGCGATGCCCAGCAATTGCGCCAGGTGGTGCACAACCTGCTGCAAAACGCACAAGATGCCAGTGAGCCGCAATCCCACGTCATGTTGGTGACGCGCTGGAGCCCGGCGCGCAAGCGGGTCAAACTGACGGTTCTCGATGAAGGCCCCGGTTTTTCGCCCAATATTTTGCAGCGCGCCTTCGAACCTTACGTCACCACCAAGGCCAAAGGCACCGGCTTGGGGCTGGCGGTAGTGAAGAAGATTGCCGACGAACATGGGGCCCGTTTGGACATTGCCAATCGAGTTGAAGAAGGGGTGGTCAAAGGCGCCCAAGTGTCGTTATCATTCAGTGTCGAGAAATTAGCGCAAACCTGA
- a CDS encoding response regulator yields MANILVVDDELGIRDLLSEILNDEGHNVELAENAAQARDVRNRMRPDLVLLDIWMPDTDGVTLLKEWSTNGLLNMPVIMMSGHATIDTAVDAIRIGAQAFLEKPITLQKLLKTVEQGLAREQVRQAAAAYQASQAPQGSAASTAGHLAAPQDNALQVSQTFELDLPLRDARDAFEKAYFEFHLANEGGSMTRVADKTGLERTHLYRKLKQLGVDLTKSKRAGN; encoded by the coding sequence ATGGCAAACATTTTGGTGGTGGATGACGAGCTTGGCATTCGCGATTTGCTCTCGGAAATTCTGAACGACGAAGGACACAACGTCGAGCTGGCCGAGAACGCCGCGCAAGCCCGCGACGTGCGCAATCGCATGCGCCCCGATTTGGTCTTGCTCGACATTTGGATGCCCGACACCGACGGCGTCACCTTGCTCAAAGAGTGGTCCACCAATGGTCTCTTGAACATGCCGGTCATCATGATGAGTGGGCATGCCACCATCGACACCGCCGTGGATGCCATTCGCATTGGCGCGCAAGCCTTCTTAGAAAAACCCATCACACTGCAAAAGCTGTTGAAAACCGTCGAGCAAGGTTTGGCACGCGAGCAAGTGCGCCAAGCCGCAGCGGCATACCAAGCTTCGCAAGCCCCACAGGGTTCGGCCGCAAGCACGGCAGGTCATCTTGCCGCACCGCAAGACAATGCTTTGCAAGTGTCGCAAACCTTTGAGCTCGATCTGCCATTGCGTGATGCACGCGATGCATTTGAAAAAGCCTACTTCGAGTTTCACTTGGCCAACGAGGGTGGCTCCATGACCCGCGTGGCCGATAAAACGGGCCTGGAGCGCACCCACCTGTACCGCAAACTCAAGCAGTTGGGTGTTGACCTGACCAAGAGCAAGCGCGCTGGCAATTGA
- a CDS encoding sensor histidine kinase — protein MTSSNSTTDPSFTSKWQPALDAFHAYARWLVSISWKLFFAMAFVLIMAAGMIQSWLPAQKEDFLPQTAILVILSSIVIKASYKQQIQAEEKASAATYLAEAEQLKRQLIEARLAAMQAQVEPHFLFNTLASIDHLIETDPPRASLMQKSLIALLRATLPSMRETSTAKLRNMGQELAVIRPYLDIQKMRMEDRLQIEWDIPEGLHSAELPHMMVLSLVENAFKHGLEPKAEGGQLTLRAEVNHGQLEVTVRDTGVGYYPAESAGLSSQTGHGFGLKNIRDRLALLFGDQASFSIRAMEPYEGSGTLAKLTVPYRVVPLDAQTVTA, from the coding sequence ATGACTTCTTCAAACTCAACGACAGACCCTTCCTTCACTTCCAAGTGGCAGCCAGCCTTGGACGCATTCCATGCCTATGCGAGATGGCTTGTCAGCATCAGCTGGAAGCTCTTTTTTGCTATGGCGTTTGTGCTCATCATGGCCGCAGGAATGATCCAATCTTGGCTGCCCGCACAAAAGGAAGACTTCTTGCCTCAAACGGCCATTTTGGTGATCCTGTCTTCCATCGTCATCAAAGCCAGTTACAAGCAGCAAATTCAGGCGGAAGAAAAGGCCAGTGCTGCCACATACTTGGCCGAGGCTGAGCAACTCAAACGCCAACTGATTGAAGCGCGCTTGGCCGCTATGCAAGCCCAAGTGGAGCCGCACTTTTTGTTCAACACCTTGGCGTCTATTGACCATTTGATTGAAACCGATCCGCCGCGCGCCAGCTTGATGCAAAAGAGCTTGATCGCTTTGCTGCGTGCCACCTTGCCCTCTATGCGAGAAACCAGCACAGCCAAGCTGCGCAACATGGGTCAAGAGTTGGCCGTCATCCGGCCTTACCTGGACATTCAAAAAATGCGCATGGAAGACCGCTTGCAAATTGAGTGGGACATTCCAGAAGGACTTCATTCTGCCGAGTTGCCGCACATGATGGTGCTCAGTTTGGTTGAGAATGCGTTCAAGCATGGCCTAGAGCCCAAAGCCGAAGGTGGTCAATTGACCTTGCGCGCAGAAGTGAACCATGGCCAATTGGAGGTGACAGTGCGCGATACAGGTGTGGGTTATTACCCTGCGGAGTCGGCTGGTTTGTCCTCGCAAACGGGCCATGGCTTTGGTTTGAAAAACATTCGCGATCGCTTGGCCTTGCTCTTCGGTGATCAAGCCAGTTTCAGCATTCGCGCCATGGAACCCTACGAGGGTTCCGGTACCTTGGCCAAATTAACAGTGCCTTATCGCGTGGTTCCCCTTGACGCGCAAACTGTCACTGCCTGA
- a CDS encoding LytR/AlgR family response regulator transcription factor, giving the protein MNSQGHTLARAVIADDERLMRDQLRTRLAQVWPSLEIVAEAKNGLEAIEAVRVHQPDVIFLDIRMPGLTGVEAAKEIAQLDLGDDALLPEMVFITAYDQYALDAFEQGAVDYVLKPAEPERLRVTAERLQKRLMQRAGEGSDSVATASSVANSGGGASVQQLLHVLSAQLKGQPAQYLSWLQASVGQSIQMVAVADVLFCVSDDKYTRVQTLKQEFLIRKPIKELVDELDPKVFWQIHRSTLVNVNAISGVQRDERGRQEVLIKGRADRLAVSRSASQLFRGM; this is encoded by the coding sequence ATGAATTCACAAGGCCACACCCTAGCCCGCGCAGTCATCGCCGACGATGAACGCTTGATGCGTGACCAACTGCGTACGCGGCTGGCGCAGGTTTGGCCCAGCTTGGAGATCGTTGCCGAGGCAAAGAATGGCTTAGAGGCCATCGAGGCGGTACGCGTACACCAGCCCGATGTGATTTTTTTAGACATTCGCATGCCTGGCTTGACGGGTGTGGAAGCCGCCAAAGAAATTGCACAACTCGATTTGGGTGACGATGCCTTGTTGCCCGAGATGGTCTTTATCACCGCCTACGATCAGTACGCCTTGGATGCGTTTGAGCAAGGCGCGGTGGACTATGTGCTCAAACCCGCCGAACCTGAGCGCTTGCGCGTCACTGCTGAACGTTTGCAAAAGCGCTTGATGCAAAGGGCCGGTGAAGGCTCCGACAGCGTGGCCACAGCTTCTAGCGTTGCGAATTCTGGTGGCGGCGCCTCTGTACAGCAATTGCTGCATGTGTTGTCGGCGCAACTCAAAGGTCAACCTGCGCAGTACTTGTCTTGGTTACAGGCCTCGGTTGGGCAAAGCATTCAAATGGTGGCCGTGGCGGATGTGCTGTTCTGTGTCAGCGACGACAAGTACACGCGCGTGCAAACCTTGAAACAAGAATTTTTGATTCGCAAGCCCATCAAAGAGCTGGTGGACGAACTCGACCCCAAGGTTTTTTGGCAAATTCACCGCAGTACCTTGGTCAATGTGAATGCCATTTCAGGCGTTCAGCGAGATGAGCGTGGTCGCCAAGAGGTGCTGATCAAAGGGCGCGCCGACAGACTGGCCGTCAGCCGAAGCGCGTCGCAGTTGTTCCGTGGAATGTAG